A single window of Caldimicrobium thiodismutans DNA harbors:
- a CDS encoding PilZ domain-containing protein, whose protein sequence is MLYLNIKCKYKIKLKAQVRWVKQNKFTEFGVKFIEMSMQERESLSQLISEMAFSTLSPKFIWINPLHLVSPI, encoded by the coding sequence ATACTTTATTTAAATATAAAATGTAAATATAAAATAAAGCTTAAAGCGCAGGTTCGCTGGGTGAAGCAAAATAAATTCACAGAATTTGGAGTGAAGTTTATTGAAATGTCCATGCAAGAGAGAGAGTCTCTATCTCAGTTAATATCAGAAATGGCTTTTTCTACTCTCTCTCCTAAATTTATTTGGATTAATCCTTTACATTTAGTTTCACCAATTTAG